Proteins from one Planctomycetia bacterium genomic window:
- a CDS encoding 50S ribosomal protein L1, with amino-acid sequence MAKKKTDTEAPATEAAAAPAAEEAKAEKGKAPKAEKPAKAPKAKAAKSDEVPADKAAAPAAESPATAAAEGVSAEPTKKRGRPGVPPRRGKKLRAKMGTIANEASKLGLVDFKKAVSFLKTHKRVKFDETVEVHMALGIDPKQSDQMVRGAVPLPHGLGRSKKVLVFTQGENATKAKAAGADFVGADDLAKKITSEGFTDFDVALATPDMMGVVGRLGKVLGPRGLMPSPKAGTVVTGDIAAAVKEFKAGKVEFRADAGGNVHAAVGKLSFDETKLVENITAFVESVKAAKPASSKGHFIKSLTLSATMSPGIGIAVV; translated from the coding sequence ATGGCGAAGAAGAAAACCGATACAGAAGCACCAGCAACGGAAGCTGCTGCAGCGCCTGCTGCTGAAGAAGCCAAAGCCGAAAAGGGCAAAGCGCCTAAAGCTGAGAAGCCTGCCAAGGCTCCCAAGGCCAAAGCAGCCAAGTCTGATGAAGTCCCTGCTGATAAAGCTGCTGCGCCAGCAGCAGAATCACCAGCAACTGCTGCTGCAGAAGGAGTTTCTGCGGAACCCACCAAAAAGCGCGGTCGTCCTGGCGTGCCTCCTCGCCGAGGCAAAAAGCTGCGTGCGAAGATGGGCACGATTGCCAATGAAGCATCGAAGCTCGGACTGGTAGATTTCAAGAAAGCTGTCAGCTTTTTGAAGACTCACAAACGCGTGAAGTTTGATGAAACTGTTGAAGTGCACATGGCACTCGGTATTGATCCCAAGCAAAGTGATCAAATGGTCCGCGGCGCTGTACCACTGCCTCATGGTCTGGGTCGCAGCAAGAAGGTGCTGGTTTTCACCCAGGGTGAGAACGCAACCAAAGCCAAGGCAGCCGGTGCTGACTTTGTTGGTGCGGATGACTTGGCCAAGAAAATTACCTCAGAAGGTTTCACTGATTTCGATGTTGCCCTGGCTACTCCCGACATGATGGGTGTGGTTGGTCGCCTTGGTAAGGTGCTTGGGCCACGTGGCCTGATGCCTTCACCCAAGGCTGGTACCGTGGTGACTGGCGATATTGCTGCTGCCGTGAAGGAATTCAAGGCAGGCAAGGTTGAATTTCGGGCCGATGCAGGTGGCAATGTTCATGCTGCTGTCGGCAAGCTGAGCTTCGATGAAACCAAGCTCGTGGAGAATATTACCGCTTTTGTGGAGAGTGTGAAGGCAGCCAAGCCTGCATCCTCCAAGGGGCATTTCATCAAATCGCTGACGTTGTCCGCTACCATGAGTCCTGGTATCGGCATCGCAGTTGTTTAA
- the rplL gene encoding 50S ribosomal protein L7/L12 gives MSVDLAAMAKQIADLTLAQAVELTKILKESHGIEPAAGGAVMVAGAGAAAGGGEAKAAEKTEFTVSLDDAGAQKIQVIKVIREITGLGLKEAKDLVDGAPKPVKENIAKDQAEDYKKKLEAAGAKVSLK, from the coding sequence ATGTCCGTAGATTTAGCCGCAATGGCAAAACAGATTGCCGACCTGACACTGGCCCAGGCTGTAGAATTGACCAAGATTCTGAAGGAATCCCATGGCATTGAACCAGCTGCTGGTGGTGCTGTCATGGTAGCTGGCGCTGGCGCAGCTGCTGGTGGTGGAGAAGCCAAGGCCGCCGAAAAGACTGAATTCACTGTCAGTCTGGATGACGCCGGTGCTCAGAAGATTCAGGTCATCAAGGTGATTCGCGAAATCACGGGCCTGGGTCTGAAGGAAGCCAAAGATCTGGTTGACGGCGCTCCCAAGCCCGTCAAAGAGAACATTGCCAAGGATCAGGCAGAAGATTACAAAAAGAAACTCGAAGCTGCTGGCGCCAAGGTTTCGCTGAAATAG
- the rplJ gene encoding 50S ribosomal protein L10, with the protein MSKLIKQMQMDALSQSIGETRDMVLLNMSGVPAKDENAMRLALRKKNVRLQLVKNALARRVLKDKGFSGLDNYLNGPTVIAHPIQQTGGGVSEVAKELEAFIKKFSKQISAKIAVAEGSLVDFATARSMPTRAEALSTVASAILGPGKQLAAAMVGPGRKLGGAIKSLEEKGKA; encoded by the coding sequence ATGAGTAAGCTTATCAAGCAGATGCAGATGGATGCGTTGAGCCAGTCGATTGGGGAAACCCGCGATATGGTTCTGCTCAACATGAGTGGCGTCCCTGCCAAAGACGAAAATGCCATGCGACTGGCGCTTCGCAAGAAGAATGTCCGTTTGCAACTGGTAAAGAATGCCCTGGCACGACGCGTGCTCAAGGACAAGGGCTTCAGTGGCCTGGATAACTACCTCAATGGCCCCACGGTAATTGCACATCCCATCCAGCAAACGGGTGGCGGGGTTTCTGAAGTAGCCAAGGAACTGGAAGCCTTCATCAAGAAATTCAGCAAGCAGATCTCAGCCAAGATTGCTGTTGCCGAAGGTTCGCTGGTTGATTTTGCCACTGCCCGAAGCATGCCAACCCGTGCGGAGGCATTGTCTACGGTGGCATCGGCCATCCTCGGACCAGGAAAGCAACTGGCTGCTGCGATGGTAGGCCCCGGCCGCAAGCTTGGTGGTGCTATCAAGAGCCTGGAAGAAAAAGGCAAAGCATAA